ACTGTGATAGCCACAGTGGTGGCAGCAATAACTAATGGGCACCCATAGCCAATGGCAAAGCCAATGGCCATCATGCGGGACTTCATCATCCTCCGGAAAACAACCAGCAGTCCATAGATGATGAGCAGGGCTTTGAAGAGCATCCAGAAAAACAGACAGAGGTAGAAAAAGTGGCTAAAAAATGTCACCGCAACACACCAGTTGTAGTCCTGGGCCTTTTTGTTGAAGTTGGAGCCTAAGATGAACCACACATTGGCAGTCAAGAGCGACACAGCTATATTGACAATGCATACATGCCGCATGTATGATATGTCCGTCATGACCACCCGGGACCAGACGGTGGCTTCAATCATCAGGCAAAGAATCAAGCTAAGGATGGAGACGCTGAGcccaatgcaggtgatgtagTCCAGGACTTTGTTGTCCACAGATATGGGGGACATGAGGATGGAAAAAGACATCATCACGTTGGTGTAGTTACACCGGCATTGCACTCTATTCTTGGTGTCCAACTTTGTTTCACAGACATTCTCATCCCACCTCCTTTTCCTGGAGTGCCAGCCAACACACTTGGCTCTGGCATTCTGGGATTTGTTGATCTTCTCAAAGGTGAGTAAGATTTGCTCCAATTTTTCTGGTAAAATCACTGAAAGGACCAGTCCGTTTACCAGCCTGGGAAGACGGGTGTTTTCCAAGTGGGCTTCTTTCAGGACAGCCCCCAAGGTGGGAAAAGCTATGCCAACAGCTTGGGATGCATCTGGGGGCAGCTTCCACAGCTCTTGCCTGGGGATTTCTATGATTCCTAGGATACCCTCCACTGTGTTGTTCAAGCTCATGGAGAAACGGAGACTTCTCTCTGAGGTATTGTTGTTGATGGGGAACCCTTTCGTCTGAATGAAGAATTCATCCACAATGTGCTCAGGTTCATTTTGGATGTGGAGTTGCCTCGCAAACCAATTCACTGACTGCAACAAATCGGAGCTGACATTTTTGTCTGGAATGAAAGCCCAGTTTGGAATGACCGCTGGGTCGAGGATGTGGTTGGCCACCTTGCTGTAGCTCTGCAGTGGAGAAAAGTGGATACAATACTGGGGATGTACACGCTGTGGTACAAAGTTGATTTCTAAAACCTCAAGTTTCTAAAGATCAGACGATTTGATATTATTTGACATGTTTCTCTTCAAATTCACTGTTTATTAGAATCTCATACTAGTAGGACTtcggagagaggaaaaaaattagaaatgctaAAAACGAAATATggtaaaaagcaatgaaataaaataagattgagggttgacatatatacactaatatggataaaatagataactgatgataTTGataacctgctgtatagcacgaGAAACTCTACTtaatgttctgtggtgacctaaataggaaggaaatccaaaacagaggggatatatgtatacttgaagctggttcactttgctgtacagcagaaattaacacagcactgtcaagcaactataccccaattttaaaaaatcaataaatataaactaaaaaaaaataagataaaataaaatgaaataagcaaATAAGATGAAATGAAATGAGATGAACTACAGAGAAGGGTTGCCTGCTTTATTATACACCCCAGGCAGCATTTCCAACTTCAATTTGTATAACCCAAGTTTTCCATGAGATATTAATGACTGTTTAAGGAGGAAACAGTCCTATGGAAATCCAAGTACAGCACACCATATCCTTATCCTGCACCCCACCCTTGTGAAGAATGCCAAAGTTTATTAACACATTTAAAGCTCTATAAAGTCCTGCTATAAGACCTACTTGGCTTCATTTACCCCAGAATTCCTATATCTGCTGTACTACAGATCTCTCTTTTAAGAAATGAAACCTCTGCTAACATTTCTCAGTACaattacattttacaaaaataaaatttgggaaaGTTTACAGTAGTCAAAGTCTTCCTCACAGGATCATTATGTGATAAGTTCCTTGAAAATATTCAGTCTGTACAAAAACCTGTattaaaaatgttcttatttcttgaaaagggtttccctgatagctcagttgataaagaatccacctgcaatgctggggacctcggttcgattcctgggtcaagaagatctgctggagaagggataggctccccactccaatattcttgggcttcctttgtggctcaagtggtaaagaatccgcttgcaatgtgggagacctgggtttgatccctgggttgggaagatcccctggagaagggaaaggctatacccactccagtattctggcctagagaattccatggactgtacagtctatgggggtcacaaagagttggatgcgactgagtgactttctttcaCTATTTCTTGAAAATGTCCATAAACTAGGATGAATCCACTCCCAAAACTGAAATGAGTTGTTATTCTGGTTATGATAGTTTTTACCCTGAAAACTATTTTGAAACTATTAAAGTACAagattttgaaacaaaaaattgTCAGATTTTTGAATGAAATTAACATAGAATACCTTCATTTTCTCTCGGGTGACATTATCAGACAAATCTGTTGAAATGTTTTTTAGTAACTCCACTATAAATGCAATATTTCCGGACGTTGCTTCTGATGATTTCACAGCATTAATTATGCAGGCATAATCCAGTGGACAATTCTTTTGGATTCCTTGAGCTACACTCCTGATGGGCTCTGGGGTTTGGTAGTCAAGAATGTGCAGAGTTATAGACGGTGCTGCCACGGAGAGGCGTGATGCACTGTTTGAGTCCTGTTTGTAAAAAGATGGTTATTTCACTCAAAAATGATTAAGCACCCAACAtgtcaaggagatccaaccagcccatcctaaaggaaatcagtcctgaatattcattggaaggattgatgct
This genomic window from Bos mutus isolate GX-2022 chromosome 23, NWIPB_WYAK_1.1, whole genome shotgun sequence contains:
- the ADGRF4 gene encoding adhesion G protein-coupled receptor F4, producing MKSQATTICCLILILATEYSQSRFHIRAKDGDKLQGPERKPKAGRIQEKCHGPCSTSSNCSQPCAQHFHGEIGFICKGNKWQKSTETCTSLSVETLFMDSNSASRLSVAAPSITLHILDYQTPEPIRSVAQGIQKNCPLDYACIINAVKSSEATSGNIAFIVELLKNISTDLSDNVTREKMKSYSKVANHILDPAVIPNWAFIPDKNVSSDLLQSVNWFARQLHIQNEPEHIVDEFFIQTKGFPINNNTSERSLRFSMSLNNTVEGILGIIEIPRQELWKLPPDASQAVGIAFPTLGAVLKEAHLENTRLPRLVNGLVLSVILPEKLEQILLTFEKINKSQNARAKCVGWHSRKRRWDENVCETKLDTKNRVQCRCNYTNVMMSFSILMSPISVDNKVLDYITCIGLSVSILSLILCLMIEATVWSRVVMTDISYMRHVCIVNIAVSLLTANVWFILGSNFNKKAQDYNWCVAVTFFSHFFYLCLFFWMLFKALLIIYGLLVVFRRMMKSRMMAIGFAIGYGCPLVIAATTVAITVPGKGYVRRGACWLNWDDTKALLAFAVPALVIVAVNLVVVLVVAINTQRPSIGSSKSQDVAIILRISKNVAILTPLLGLTWGFGIATLIEGTSLTFHIIFALLNAFQGFFILLFGTIMDHKIRDALRMRMSSLKGQSRVAEVRKPRPRVLMRFDQSNPVIYEN